A single Anopheles funestus chromosome 2RL, idAnoFuneDA-416_04, whole genome shotgun sequence DNA region contains:
- the LOC125764377 gene encoding protein lin-52 homolog, which translates to MPNKYDIEVKEDLDNSGLFELMESNGSPEMWESNNLTPPSWMKGLTQDDINAMYQLGALSKNGLLAEIKKIFDQAYNIGLQEAKEITKGKNLEIFSNLTRRK; encoded by the exons ATGCCAAACAAATACGATATAGAAGTGAAAGAGG ACCTCGATAACAGCGGATTGTTCGAGCTCATGGAAAGCAACGGCTCACCGGAAATGTGGGAATCGAATA ATCTAACTCCACCGTCGTGGATGAAGGGCCTCACGCAGGATGATATAAATGCAATGTATc AACTTGGAGCCTTATCAAAGAACGGATTGCTGGCCGAAATCAAGAAAATATTTGACCAAGCGTACAACATAGGACTGCAGGAAGCAAAGGAGAttacaaaagggaaaaatttgGAAATATTCTCCAATTTAACCCGACGAAAGTGA